The following are encoded in a window of Oncorhynchus mykiss isolate Arlee chromosome 11, USDA_OmykA_1.1, whole genome shotgun sequence genomic DNA:
- the itprid1 gene encoding flocculation protein FLO11 isoform X2, whose protein sequence is MAAEGATEKRANLVASKVMWSNRDDVPMSAPERSHGSDRAGICRQNNVQQWLRSHEADAKPDHTREAAAGLLKRNASSEDDLALGVEASLYGKQGVRTVQEFLRGSRSSPVLTRWNSLTSAFSAQSAPLSVMDVLNLWSDDPEEVLLDLGFGCDEPDISGRIPARFINNQSSARGINIQVFLDAQKNRMDIENPDVSNRFRQLEVLQQVTTAFSSLVGGASTDSLSESGVPALASAEAREKRKRMGMLLRRVSRKTLSQTQIQTQDSQDTNPTPHSPVAHLQQPLAGPPDRRTPLKRARQGLAESICLTPLVEEQGLASEAPEPHSVPQEGALRLEVGKEYQPLISSGIPTRKKSPGEARESFEMEEIQSFDEGSISGSYMGASDTTAVCVMRTNSCQSDSSGFLEEPFIPSITQHPSPGPELMKALSGISGGSTDSQITVKGASPPSSPPSTSLDPSPPSLSTCHPRPESPLYRPETTSPTEETPRHQDFPTPHSLLSDALEMTNSAFGARPSLMENTVTEEDGFSSACCAPCHKPDSPLRHVIIIMKTDRETEHFTLESEEAVPIEGEEKAIAEQSGNVQTGTEAVGDQDTDCYGSHEGSLMDSVALVQMKEEMEMKMEVQISSGLEGPVLGPIAVPEVVDQGSETGSVCQDRSSEDPLLGSDPNLSAVLSPASSLPAAEPLSASSLPPAEPPSASSPPPVHWETGGSEISEGSSSLVVQEPVPPLNQPTNPSTDLPPGPALTSPSEQVSLPSPAYSPPPSPSPASCPHQPPASAFLAASSSSPTQSHSPIPNHPLSALTTTPIPSSIPNSPSAHSLTVAPSQAPTPLVPHSGAFRSGRSVSVQMPSSLPSVSHSALRRGAVPHTPSPLGPSFEPLPLTDLTLRQRRNSFSRKAWSDADVSHLAEHRNTAVAMGKADMTPETISLPSPCPSPSMSSSNRWLSRDGSRRSGSFQMKSTSLDTGLWQEEVGEEVGDEDRRWERALFSGLSCCCSCDNRCRCCSQNNRLKPSSVSAFPYSLDELEGMMHCMRKFRCVLTDIEEQLSEDQASVYSSLSDTDREEVRDILELRKAVKQEAGELELQLTDLVHRYDDSFKMKMHRLLDEQSHLYTQLRLLPLIPTTTSTPGSASSRSMATQCCLLPWLPLTDMSRPRPSSQATWDLESRSALPDSSSMGQRLKHGSTGTKPDKLDIVGFIQRVRDL, encoded by the exons GTGAGGACCGTCCAGGAATTTCTGAG GGGTTCCAGGTCCAGCCCAGTTCTCACCAGGTGGAACAGCTTGACCTCAGCCTTCTCAGCACAGTCGGCTCCACTCAG TGTAATGGATGTGCTGAATCTGTGGAGTGATGACCCAGAGGAGGTCCTACTAGATCTGGGCTTCGGCTGTGACGAGCCTGACATCTCTGGACGGATCCCAGCCCGCTTCATCAACAACCAGTCCAGCGCCCGGGGAATCAACATCCAGGTGTTCCTGGATGCCCAGAAGAACCGCATGGACATAGAGAACCCTGATGTCAGCA ataGGTTCAGGCAGTTGGAGGTGCTGCAGCAGGTTACCACTGCGTTCTCATCCCTGGTCGGTGGTGCGTCTACAGACTCCCTCTCCGAGAGCGGAGTTCCAGCTTTAGCTTCAGCCGAGGccagggagaagaggaagaggatgggCATGCTGCTCCGCCGGGTCTCCAGAAAAACCCTCAGCCAGACCCAAATCCAGACCCAGGACTCCCAGGACACAAACCCAACTCCCCACAGTCCCGTAGCCCACTTACAGCAGCCTCTGGCCGGCCCCCCTGACAGGCGGACCCCGCTGAAACGAGCCAGACAGGGCCTGGCTGAGAGTATATGTCTGACCCCACTGGTAGAGGAGCAAGGCCTAGCCTCGGAAGCACCAGAGCCCCACTCGGTCCCCCAGGAGGGTGCGCTCAGGCTCGAGGTGGGGAAGGAGTATCAACCCCTGATCTCCAGTGGTATTCCAACCAGAAAGAAAAGTCCTGGGGAGGCCAGGGAGTCCTTTGAGATGGAGGAG ATCCAGAGCTTTGATGAGGGCAGTATTTCTGGGAGCTACATGGGAGCATCTGACACCACAG cagtgtgtgtgatgAGGACTAACAGCTGCCAGTCTGACAGCAGTGGTTTCCTGGAAGAGCCCTTCATCCCGTCCATTACCCAGCATCCCTCACCTGGACCCGAGCTCATGAAG GCTTTGTCGGGAATATCTGGAGGCAGCACTGACAGCCAGATCACTGTAAAAGGAGcttcacccccctcctcccccccatccACTTCCCTGGacccttcccctccttccctctccacgTGCCACCCAAGACCCGAGTCTCCTCTATACAGACCAGAGACAACAAGCCCTACAGAGGAGACACCCAGACACCAGGATTTCCCCAcaccccactccctcctctctgatGCCTTGGAGATGACTAACTCTGCGTTTGGAGCCAGGCCAAGCCTAATGGAAAACACTGTCACTGAGGAAGATGGATTCTCTTCGGCCTGCTGTGCACCTTGTCATAAGCCAGACTCTCCGTTACGGCACGTTATTATTATCATGAAAACAGATAGAGAAACAGAACACTTTACTCTGGAATCAGAGGAAGCTGTTCCAATAGAAGGAGAGGAAAAGGCCATAGCGGAACAAAGTGGTAATGTTCAGACAGGAACAGAGGCTGTTGGTGATCAGGACACCGATTGTTATGGGTCACATGAAGGCTCTCTGATGGACTCGGTGGCTCTGGTGCAGATGAAGGAAGAGATGGAGATGAAGATGGAAGTACAGATTAGTTCTGGTTTGGAAGGTCCAGTGTTGGGTCCTATCGCTGTTCCTGAGGTGGTAGATCAAGGCTCTGAGACTGGATCTGTTTGTCAGGACCGGTCCTCTGAAGATCCTCTATTAGGATCTGACCCTAACCTCTCAGCAGTGCTAagccctgcctcctctctccccgcAGCAgaacctctctctgcctcctctctccccccagcagagcctccctctgcctcctctccccccccagTGCACTGGGAAACGGGTGGCTCAGAGATTTCAGAGGGATCCTCAAGCTTGGTTGTCCAAGAGCCTGTTCCACCACTAAATCAACCAACAAACCCATCAACAGACCTACCTCCAGGCCCAGCTTTAACCTCACCTTCAGAGCAAGTGTCACTTCCATCCCCAGCCTATTCCCCACCACCATCTCCGTCCCCAGCCTCATGTCCACACCAACCTCCAGCCTCAGCTTTTCTGGCAGCATCCAGCTCATCTCCAACACAATCCCATTCCCCAATCCCAAACCATCCTCTATCAGCCCTAACCACAACACCAATCCCATCCTCAATTCCAAACTCACCATCAGCCCATTCCTTAACCGTAGCTCCATCTCAAGCCCCAACCCCACTCGTCCCCCACAGTGGTGCTTTCAGGTCAGGTCGATCTGTGTCTGTCCAGATGCCCTCCTCCCTGCCCTCTGTCTCCCACTCTGCCCTCCGGAGAGGTGCTGTCCCCCACACCCCCTCCCCGCTCGGTCCTTCCTTCGAGCCCCTACCCCTGACTGACCTGACGCTCCGGCAGAGGCGGAACTCCTTCTCCAGGAAGGCGTGGTCAGATGCTGATGTCTCCCACCTTGCAGAACACAGAAACACTGCGGTTGCCATGGGAAAGGCAGACATGACACCTGAGACAATATCCCTCCCGTccccctgcccctccccctccatgTCATCGTCCAATCGGTGGCTGTCTCGCGACGGTTCACGAAGATCCGGAAGTTTCCAGATGAAGTCCACCTCCTTGGACACTGGGCTGTGGCAGGAGGAAGTGGGGGAAGAAGTGGGGGATGAGGATAGACGGTGGGAACGAGCCCTGTTCTCTGGGCTttcctgctgctgctcctgtgATAACCGCTGTCGCTGCTGTTCTCAGAACAATCGCCTCAAACCGTCCTCCGTTTCAGCTTTCCCT TATTCACTGGATGAGCTGGAGGGGATGATGCACTGTATGAGGAAGTTCCGCTGTGTCCTGACAGACATCGAGGAACAGCTGTCAGAAGACCAGGCCTCGGTGTACAGCTCACTCTCTGACACTGACAG AGAGGAAGTGCGAGACATCTTGGAGCTGAGGAAAGCTGTGAAACAGGAAGCAGGAGAGTTGGAACTGCAGCTCACTGACCTGGTTCATCGCTATGACGACAGCTTCAAAATG AAGATGCACAGACTACTCGATGAACAATCTCACCTCTACACCCAGCTAAGGCTCCTGCCCCTGATCCCTACGACCACATCCACCCCTGGTTCTGCCTCCTCCAGGAGCATGGCCACTCAGTGCTGCCTGCTGCCCTGGCTGCCTTTGACGGACATGTCCAGGCCACGCCCCTCATCGCAGGCCACCTGGGATTTGGAGTCCAGATCAGCTCTGCCAGATTCCAGTTCTATGGGCCAGAGGCTAAAACATGGTTCTACAGGCACCAAGCCAGACAAACTGGACATTGTGGGTTTCATCCAGAGAGTAAGGGACCTTTGA
- the itprid1 gene encoding flocculation protein FLO11 isoform X1, with protein MAAEGATEKRANLVASKVMWSNRDDVPMSAPERSHGSDRAGICRQNNVQQWLRSHEADAKPDHTREAAAGLLKRNASSEDDLALGVEASLYGKQGVRTVQEFLRGSRSSPVLTRWNSLTSAFSAQSAPLSVMDVLNLWSDDPEEVLLDLGFGCDEPDISGRIPARFINNQSSARGINIQVFLDAQKNRMDIENPDVSNRFRQLEVLQQVTTAFSSLVGGASTDSLSESGVPALASAEAREKRKRMGMLLRRVSRKTLSQTQIQTQDSQDTNPTPHSPVAHLQQPLAGPPDRRTPLKRARQGLAESICLTPLVEEQGLASEAPEPHSVPQEGALRLEVGKEYQPLISSGIPTRKKSPGEARESFEMEEIQSFDEGSISGSYMGASDTTAVCVMRTNSCQSDSSGFLEEPFIPSITQHPSPGPELMKALSGISGGSTDSQITVKGASPPSSPPSTSLDPSPPSLSTCHPRPESPLYRPETTSPTEETPRHQDFPTPHSLLSDALEMTNSAFGARPSLMENTVTEEDGFSSACCAPCHKPDSPLRHVIIIMKTDRETEHFTLESEEAVPIEGEEKAIAEQSGNVQTGTEAVGDQDTDCYGSHEGSLMDSVALVQMKEEMEMKMEVQISSGLEGPVLGPIAVPEVVDQGSETGSVCQDRSSEDPLLGSDPNLSAVLSPASSLPAAEPLSASSLPPAEPPSASSPPPVHWETGGSEISEGSSSLVVQEPVPPLNQPTNPSTDLPPGPALTSPSEQVSLPSPAYSPPPSPSPASCPHQPPASAFLAASSSSPTQSHSPIPNHPLSALTTTPIPSSIPNSPSAHSLTVAPSQAPTPLVPHSGAFRSGRSVSVQMPSSLPSVSHSALRRGAVPHTPSPLGPSFEPLPLTDLTLRQRRNSFSRKAWSDADVSHLAEHRNTAVAMGKADMTPETISLPSPCPSPSMSSSNRWLSRDGSRRSGSFQMKSTSLDTGLWQEEVGEEVGDEDRRWERALFSGLSCCCSCDNRCRCCSQNNRLKPSSVSAFPYSLDELEGMMHCMRKFRCVLTDIEEQLSEDQASVYSSLSDTDREEVRDILELRKAVKQEAGELELQLTDLVHRYDDSFKMKMHRLLDEQSHLYTQLRLLPLIPTTTSTPGSASSRSMATQCCLLPWLPLTDMSRPRPSSQATWDLESRSALPDSSSMGQRLKHGSTGTKPDKLDIVGFIQRLKESIRHSVNTDSLE; from the exons GTGAGGACCGTCCAGGAATTTCTGAG GGGTTCCAGGTCCAGCCCAGTTCTCACCAGGTGGAACAGCTTGACCTCAGCCTTCTCAGCACAGTCGGCTCCACTCAG TGTAATGGATGTGCTGAATCTGTGGAGTGATGACCCAGAGGAGGTCCTACTAGATCTGGGCTTCGGCTGTGACGAGCCTGACATCTCTGGACGGATCCCAGCCCGCTTCATCAACAACCAGTCCAGCGCCCGGGGAATCAACATCCAGGTGTTCCTGGATGCCCAGAAGAACCGCATGGACATAGAGAACCCTGATGTCAGCA ataGGTTCAGGCAGTTGGAGGTGCTGCAGCAGGTTACCACTGCGTTCTCATCCCTGGTCGGTGGTGCGTCTACAGACTCCCTCTCCGAGAGCGGAGTTCCAGCTTTAGCTTCAGCCGAGGccagggagaagaggaagaggatgggCATGCTGCTCCGCCGGGTCTCCAGAAAAACCCTCAGCCAGACCCAAATCCAGACCCAGGACTCCCAGGACACAAACCCAACTCCCCACAGTCCCGTAGCCCACTTACAGCAGCCTCTGGCCGGCCCCCCTGACAGGCGGACCCCGCTGAAACGAGCCAGACAGGGCCTGGCTGAGAGTATATGTCTGACCCCACTGGTAGAGGAGCAAGGCCTAGCCTCGGAAGCACCAGAGCCCCACTCGGTCCCCCAGGAGGGTGCGCTCAGGCTCGAGGTGGGGAAGGAGTATCAACCCCTGATCTCCAGTGGTATTCCAACCAGAAAGAAAAGTCCTGGGGAGGCCAGGGAGTCCTTTGAGATGGAGGAG ATCCAGAGCTTTGATGAGGGCAGTATTTCTGGGAGCTACATGGGAGCATCTGACACCACAG cagtgtgtgtgatgAGGACTAACAGCTGCCAGTCTGACAGCAGTGGTTTCCTGGAAGAGCCCTTCATCCCGTCCATTACCCAGCATCCCTCACCTGGACCCGAGCTCATGAAG GCTTTGTCGGGAATATCTGGAGGCAGCACTGACAGCCAGATCACTGTAAAAGGAGcttcacccccctcctcccccccatccACTTCCCTGGacccttcccctccttccctctccacgTGCCACCCAAGACCCGAGTCTCCTCTATACAGACCAGAGACAACAAGCCCTACAGAGGAGACACCCAGACACCAGGATTTCCCCAcaccccactccctcctctctgatGCCTTGGAGATGACTAACTCTGCGTTTGGAGCCAGGCCAAGCCTAATGGAAAACACTGTCACTGAGGAAGATGGATTCTCTTCGGCCTGCTGTGCACCTTGTCATAAGCCAGACTCTCCGTTACGGCACGTTATTATTATCATGAAAACAGATAGAGAAACAGAACACTTTACTCTGGAATCAGAGGAAGCTGTTCCAATAGAAGGAGAGGAAAAGGCCATAGCGGAACAAAGTGGTAATGTTCAGACAGGAACAGAGGCTGTTGGTGATCAGGACACCGATTGTTATGGGTCACATGAAGGCTCTCTGATGGACTCGGTGGCTCTGGTGCAGATGAAGGAAGAGATGGAGATGAAGATGGAAGTACAGATTAGTTCTGGTTTGGAAGGTCCAGTGTTGGGTCCTATCGCTGTTCCTGAGGTGGTAGATCAAGGCTCTGAGACTGGATCTGTTTGTCAGGACCGGTCCTCTGAAGATCCTCTATTAGGATCTGACCCTAACCTCTCAGCAGTGCTAagccctgcctcctctctccccgcAGCAgaacctctctctgcctcctctctccccccagcagagcctccctctgcctcctctccccccccagTGCACTGGGAAACGGGTGGCTCAGAGATTTCAGAGGGATCCTCAAGCTTGGTTGTCCAAGAGCCTGTTCCACCACTAAATCAACCAACAAACCCATCAACAGACCTACCTCCAGGCCCAGCTTTAACCTCACCTTCAGAGCAAGTGTCACTTCCATCCCCAGCCTATTCCCCACCACCATCTCCGTCCCCAGCCTCATGTCCACACCAACCTCCAGCCTCAGCTTTTCTGGCAGCATCCAGCTCATCTCCAACACAATCCCATTCCCCAATCCCAAACCATCCTCTATCAGCCCTAACCACAACACCAATCCCATCCTCAATTCCAAACTCACCATCAGCCCATTCCTTAACCGTAGCTCCATCTCAAGCCCCAACCCCACTCGTCCCCCACAGTGGTGCTTTCAGGTCAGGTCGATCTGTGTCTGTCCAGATGCCCTCCTCCCTGCCCTCTGTCTCCCACTCTGCCCTCCGGAGAGGTGCTGTCCCCCACACCCCCTCCCCGCTCGGTCCTTCCTTCGAGCCCCTACCCCTGACTGACCTGACGCTCCGGCAGAGGCGGAACTCCTTCTCCAGGAAGGCGTGGTCAGATGCTGATGTCTCCCACCTTGCAGAACACAGAAACACTGCGGTTGCCATGGGAAAGGCAGACATGACACCTGAGACAATATCCCTCCCGTccccctgcccctccccctccatgTCATCGTCCAATCGGTGGCTGTCTCGCGACGGTTCACGAAGATCCGGAAGTTTCCAGATGAAGTCCACCTCCTTGGACACTGGGCTGTGGCAGGAGGAAGTGGGGGAAGAAGTGGGGGATGAGGATAGACGGTGGGAACGAGCCCTGTTCTCTGGGCTttcctgctgctgctcctgtgATAACCGCTGTCGCTGCTGTTCTCAGAACAATCGCCTCAAACCGTCCTCCGTTTCAGCTTTCCCT TATTCACTGGATGAGCTGGAGGGGATGATGCACTGTATGAGGAAGTTCCGCTGTGTCCTGACAGACATCGAGGAACAGCTGTCAGAAGACCAGGCCTCGGTGTACAGCTCACTCTCTGACACTGACAG AGAGGAAGTGCGAGACATCTTGGAGCTGAGGAAAGCTGTGAAACAGGAAGCAGGAGAGTTGGAACTGCAGCTCACTGACCTGGTTCATCGCTATGACGACAGCTTCAAAATG AAGATGCACAGACTACTCGATGAACAATCTCACCTCTACACCCAGCTAAGGCTCCTGCCCCTGATCCCTACGACCACATCCACCCCTGGTTCTGCCTCCTCCAGGAGCATGGCCACTCAGTGCTGCCTGCTGCCCTGGCTGCCTTTGACGGACATGTCCAGGCCACGCCCCTCATCGCAGGCCACCTGGGATTTGGAGTCCAGATCAGCTCTGCCAGATTCCAGTTCTATGGGCCAGAGGCTAAAACATGGTTCTACAGGCACCAAGCCAGACAAACTGGACATTGTGGGTTTCATCCAGAGA CTGAAGGAGTCCATACGCCACTCTGTCAATACTGACTCACTGGAGTAA
- the itprid1 gene encoding flocculation protein FLO11 isoform X3 translates to MDVLNLWSDDPEEVLLDLGFGCDEPDISGRIPARFINNQSSARGINIQVFLDAQKNRMDIENPDVSNRFRQLEVLQQVTTAFSSLVGGASTDSLSESGVPALASAEAREKRKRMGMLLRRVSRKTLSQTQIQTQDSQDTNPTPHSPVAHLQQPLAGPPDRRTPLKRARQGLAESICLTPLVEEQGLASEAPEPHSVPQEGALRLEVGKEYQPLISSGIPTRKKSPGEARESFEMEEIQSFDEGSISGSYMGASDTTAVCVMRTNSCQSDSSGFLEEPFIPSITQHPSPGPELMKALSGISGGSTDSQITVKGASPPSSPPSTSLDPSPPSLSTCHPRPESPLYRPETTSPTEETPRHQDFPTPHSLLSDALEMTNSAFGARPSLMENTVTEEDGFSSACCAPCHKPDSPLRHVIIIMKTDRETEHFTLESEEAVPIEGEEKAIAEQSGNVQTGTEAVGDQDTDCYGSHEGSLMDSVALVQMKEEMEMKMEVQISSGLEGPVLGPIAVPEVVDQGSETGSVCQDRSSEDPLLGSDPNLSAVLSPASSLPAAEPLSASSLPPAEPPSASSPPPVHWETGGSEISEGSSSLVVQEPVPPLNQPTNPSTDLPPGPALTSPSEQVSLPSPAYSPPPSPSPASCPHQPPASAFLAASSSSPTQSHSPIPNHPLSALTTTPIPSSIPNSPSAHSLTVAPSQAPTPLVPHSGAFRSGRSVSVQMPSSLPSVSHSALRRGAVPHTPSPLGPSFEPLPLTDLTLRQRRNSFSRKAWSDADVSHLAEHRNTAVAMGKADMTPETISLPSPCPSPSMSSSNRWLSRDGSRRSGSFQMKSTSLDTGLWQEEVGEEVGDEDRRWERALFSGLSCCCSCDNRCRCCSQNNRLKPSSVSAFPYSLDELEGMMHCMRKFRCVLTDIEEQLSEDQASVYSSLSDTDREEVRDILELRKAVKQEAGELELQLTDLVHRYDDSFKMKMHRLLDEQSHLYTQLRLLPLIPTTTSTPGSASSRSMATQCCLLPWLPLTDMSRPRPSSQATWDLESRSALPDSSSMGQRLKHGSTGTKPDKLDIVGFIQRLKESIRHSVNTDSLE, encoded by the exons ATGGATGTGCTGAATCTGTGGAGTGATGACCCAGAGGAGGTCCTACTAGATCTGGGCTTCGGCTGTGACGAGCCTGACATCTCTGGACGGATCCCAGCCCGCTTCATCAACAACCAGTCCAGCGCCCGGGGAATCAACATCCAGGTGTTCCTGGATGCCCAGAAGAACCGCATGGACATAGAGAACCCTGATGTCAGCA ataGGTTCAGGCAGTTGGAGGTGCTGCAGCAGGTTACCACTGCGTTCTCATCCCTGGTCGGTGGTGCGTCTACAGACTCCCTCTCCGAGAGCGGAGTTCCAGCTTTAGCTTCAGCCGAGGccagggagaagaggaagaggatgggCATGCTGCTCCGCCGGGTCTCCAGAAAAACCCTCAGCCAGACCCAAATCCAGACCCAGGACTCCCAGGACACAAACCCAACTCCCCACAGTCCCGTAGCCCACTTACAGCAGCCTCTGGCCGGCCCCCCTGACAGGCGGACCCCGCTGAAACGAGCCAGACAGGGCCTGGCTGAGAGTATATGTCTGACCCCACTGGTAGAGGAGCAAGGCCTAGCCTCGGAAGCACCAGAGCCCCACTCGGTCCCCCAGGAGGGTGCGCTCAGGCTCGAGGTGGGGAAGGAGTATCAACCCCTGATCTCCAGTGGTATTCCAACCAGAAAGAAAAGTCCTGGGGAGGCCAGGGAGTCCTTTGAGATGGAGGAG ATCCAGAGCTTTGATGAGGGCAGTATTTCTGGGAGCTACATGGGAGCATCTGACACCACAG cagtgtgtgtgatgAGGACTAACAGCTGCCAGTCTGACAGCAGTGGTTTCCTGGAAGAGCCCTTCATCCCGTCCATTACCCAGCATCCCTCACCTGGACCCGAGCTCATGAAG GCTTTGTCGGGAATATCTGGAGGCAGCACTGACAGCCAGATCACTGTAAAAGGAGcttcacccccctcctcccccccatccACTTCCCTGGacccttcccctccttccctctccacgTGCCACCCAAGACCCGAGTCTCCTCTATACAGACCAGAGACAACAAGCCCTACAGAGGAGACACCCAGACACCAGGATTTCCCCAcaccccactccctcctctctgatGCCTTGGAGATGACTAACTCTGCGTTTGGAGCCAGGCCAAGCCTAATGGAAAACACTGTCACTGAGGAAGATGGATTCTCTTCGGCCTGCTGTGCACCTTGTCATAAGCCAGACTCTCCGTTACGGCACGTTATTATTATCATGAAAACAGATAGAGAAACAGAACACTTTACTCTGGAATCAGAGGAAGCTGTTCCAATAGAAGGAGAGGAAAAGGCCATAGCGGAACAAAGTGGTAATGTTCAGACAGGAACAGAGGCTGTTGGTGATCAGGACACCGATTGTTATGGGTCACATGAAGGCTCTCTGATGGACTCGGTGGCTCTGGTGCAGATGAAGGAAGAGATGGAGATGAAGATGGAAGTACAGATTAGTTCTGGTTTGGAAGGTCCAGTGTTGGGTCCTATCGCTGTTCCTGAGGTGGTAGATCAAGGCTCTGAGACTGGATCTGTTTGTCAGGACCGGTCCTCTGAAGATCCTCTATTAGGATCTGACCCTAACCTCTCAGCAGTGCTAagccctgcctcctctctccccgcAGCAgaacctctctctgcctcctctctccccccagcagagcctccctctgcctcctctccccccccagTGCACTGGGAAACGGGTGGCTCAGAGATTTCAGAGGGATCCTCAAGCTTGGTTGTCCAAGAGCCTGTTCCACCACTAAATCAACCAACAAACCCATCAACAGACCTACCTCCAGGCCCAGCTTTAACCTCACCTTCAGAGCAAGTGTCACTTCCATCCCCAGCCTATTCCCCACCACCATCTCCGTCCCCAGCCTCATGTCCACACCAACCTCCAGCCTCAGCTTTTCTGGCAGCATCCAGCTCATCTCCAACACAATCCCATTCCCCAATCCCAAACCATCCTCTATCAGCCCTAACCACAACACCAATCCCATCCTCAATTCCAAACTCACCATCAGCCCATTCCTTAACCGTAGCTCCATCTCAAGCCCCAACCCCACTCGTCCCCCACAGTGGTGCTTTCAGGTCAGGTCGATCTGTGTCTGTCCAGATGCCCTCCTCCCTGCCCTCTGTCTCCCACTCTGCCCTCCGGAGAGGTGCTGTCCCCCACACCCCCTCCCCGCTCGGTCCTTCCTTCGAGCCCCTACCCCTGACTGACCTGACGCTCCGGCAGAGGCGGAACTCCTTCTCCAGGAAGGCGTGGTCAGATGCTGATGTCTCCCACCTTGCAGAACACAGAAACACTGCGGTTGCCATGGGAAAGGCAGACATGACACCTGAGACAATATCCCTCCCGTccccctgcccctccccctccatgTCATCGTCCAATCGGTGGCTGTCTCGCGACGGTTCACGAAGATCCGGAAGTTTCCAGATGAAGTCCACCTCCTTGGACACTGGGCTGTGGCAGGAGGAAGTGGGGGAAGAAGTGGGGGATGAGGATAGACGGTGGGAACGAGCCCTGTTCTCTGGGCTttcctgctgctgctcctgtgATAACCGCTGTCGCTGCTGTTCTCAGAACAATCGCCTCAAACCGTCCTCCGTTTCAGCTTTCCCT TATTCACTGGATGAGCTGGAGGGGATGATGCACTGTATGAGGAAGTTCCGCTGTGTCCTGACAGACATCGAGGAACAGCTGTCAGAAGACCAGGCCTCGGTGTACAGCTCACTCTCTGACACTGACAG AGAGGAAGTGCGAGACATCTTGGAGCTGAGGAAAGCTGTGAAACAGGAAGCAGGAGAGTTGGAACTGCAGCTCACTGACCTGGTTCATCGCTATGACGACAGCTTCAAAATG AAGATGCACAGACTACTCGATGAACAATCTCACCTCTACACCCAGCTAAGGCTCCTGCCCCTGATCCCTACGACCACATCCACCCCTGGTTCTGCCTCCTCCAGGAGCATGGCCACTCAGTGCTGCCTGCTGCCCTGGCTGCCTTTGACGGACATGTCCAGGCCACGCCCCTCATCGCAGGCCACCTGGGATTTGGAGTCCAGATCAGCTCTGCCAGATTCCAGTTCTATGGGCCAGAGGCTAAAACATGGTTCTACAGGCACCAAGCCAGACAAACTGGACATTGTGGGTTTCATCCAGAGA CTGAAGGAGTCCATACGCCACTCTGTCAATACTGACTCACTGGAGTAA